AGTTATATAGAGGCGATAGAATACTTAAATGATGGAGTAAATTTATGATTGTTAAATTAAGAAATAATGTTCTACCTGAACAAATTGAAGAAATAAAAAATCATCTTATAAACAAAGGGTTTGAAATTCATGAAAGCTTTGGTAAATCAACCGTAATTATTGGTGTAATCGGTGATACCACTGCTATTGATCCAAATAGTCTATATGCTTATGAATATGTTGACACAGTATTAAGGGTTCAGGAACCTTTTAAGAAAGTCAATCGAAAATTTAAACCTGATGATACCATAGTGGATGTTGACGGAATTAAAATTGGTGGTAAAAATATCGTAGTTATTGGTGGTCCTTGCGCAGTTGAATCTAAAGAACAAATTGATGAAATTACTCCTTTGATCGTTGAATCTGGAGCTAAAATTCTTAGAGGTGGAGCTTTTAAACCTAGAACAAGTCCTTATTCTTTTCAAGGTTTAGAAGAAGAAGGTTTAAATATTCTTAAATTCGCTAAAGACAAATATCATATTCCTGTAGTCAGCGAAATCATGAGTATTGATGACATTGATTTGTTTGTGAAGAATGTGGATTTAATTCAGGTTGGCGCAAGAAATATGCAAAATTTTGCTTTACTGAAAGAACTTGGAAAACTTGATAAACCCATCCTGTTAAAAAGAGGAATCGCTAATACAATTGAAGAATGGTTGATGTCAGCCGAATATATTTTGGCTGGTGGTAACAGCAAGGTTATTCTTTGTGAAAGAGGAATCCGCACTTATGAATCATCTACCAGAAACACTTTGGATATATCTTCAATTCCTGTAATTAAAAAATTATCTCATTTGCCAATAATCGTTGATCCTTCTCACGCAGCTGGTAGATGGGAATATATAGAATCATTATCTTTGGCAGCCATAGCTGCAGGAGCTGATGGGCTAATCATTGAAGTTCATCAAACTCCTGAGACCGCTTTATCTGATGGGCAACAATCTCTTAAACCCGAAAAATTCAAAGCTTTGATAAAAAAACTAAAAAGAGTCGCTGAAGCTGTGGATAAGACTTTGGAGTAATATTTCTTAAAGATTGTCACTATTTTGTAAAAATTGTGCTATAATCAAGAAAAAGGAGGAAATAATGAAAGAATATGTAAGTTTTATTGATGGACTACCTTATATTGTCAAAATTATTCTTGCTTTACCTGGGTTTGACGGAATTTTCTATGGAATTTATCGAATCGCTAAAGGAAAATTGATTATCGGAATTCTCTGGATTGTACTTGGATTTGCCATACTTTGGATTATCGATCTAATCTCAGTAATTTTAAACGGAAAAGTTACTTTCTTGACTTAATTAAAAACTGTAAAGCTTTATCGGCTTTACAGTTTTTTT
This DNA window, taken from Candidatus Delongbacteria bacterium, encodes the following:
- the aroF gene encoding 3-deoxy-7-phosphoheptulonate synthase translates to MIVKLRNNVLPEQIEEIKNHLINKGFEIHESFGKSTVIIGVIGDTTAIDPNSLYAYEYVDTVLRVQEPFKKVNRKFKPDDTIVDVDGIKIGGKNIVVIGGPCAVESKEQIDEITPLIVESGAKILRGGAFKPRTSPYSFQGLEEEGLNILKFAKDKYHIPVVSEIMSIDDIDLFVKNVDLIQVGARNMQNFALLKELGKLDKPILLKRGIANTIEEWLMSAEYILAGGNSKVILCERGIRTYESSTRNTLDISSIPVIKKLSHLPIIVDPSHAAGRWEYIESLSLAAIAAGADGLIIEVHQTPETALSDGQQSLKPEKFKALIKKLKRVAEAVDKTLE